Proteins encoded in a region of the Sulfolobales archaeon genome:
- a CDS encoding DUF1116 domain-containing protein, translating into MARGVQSIKEEVERANRDAVERMMEAEPYWVDMDLAIKVIPGMKDYMLLHAGPPITYEKASGPLRGALIGAAIYEGWASSPEEADRMLRRGEIVIEPTHHHSSVGPMAGVISPRMPVYIVKDRRNPERYAYSNMNEGIGRVLRYGVYDRDVIDRLRWMERVLYPVLREAIRAMRRDGREGLDVKSLIAQAIHMGDDCHNRLVAATTLFIREMAPYIFSTDLDRSLVREAYSFIYGNPFTTLNIVMAGAKVMTMAAHSIKYSTIVTVMARNGTEFGIRVSGLGDEWFTAPAPVPKGVWFPGYSEKDANPDIGDSAITETAGFGGFAMAAAPAIVSWVGGSVEFAVENTKRMYQITYTKHRYFTIPYLEMQGTPTGIDIRKVIATGITPTINTGIAHREPNKGQIGAGIVTMPIEPFKAALRRFAEVYGL; encoded by the coding sequence ATGGCTAGAGGTGTACAGTCTATTAAGGAGGAGGTTGAGAGGGCTAATAGGGATGCTGTTGAGAGGATGATGGAGGCTGAGCCATACTGGGTCGACATGGATCTAGCTATAAAGGTTATCCCAGGTATGAAGGATTATATGCTGCTCCATGCAGGCCCACCCATAACATATGAGAAGGCCTCGGGGCCTCTGAGGGGGGCTCTCATAGGTGCTGCTATCTATGAGGGTTGGGCTAGCTCTCCTGAGGAGGCTGATAGAATGCTTAGAAGGGGTGAGATCGTTATCGAGCCTACGCATCATCACAGCTCGGTAGGCCCCATGGCTGGTGTGATCTCTCCTAGGATGCCTGTATATATAGTTAAGGATCGGAGGAACCCTGAGAGATATGCATATTCAAATATGAATGAGGGTATTGGAAGGGTTCTCAGATATGGTGTCTATGATAGGGATGTCATAGATAGGCTTAGATGGATGGAGAGGGTTCTCTACCCAGTTCTTAGAGAGGCTATAAGGGCTATGAGGAGAGATGGTAGAGAAGGCCTCGATGTTAAATCCCTCATAGCGCAGGCTATACATATGGGTGACGACTGCCATAACAGGCTTGTGGCTGCAACAACCCTCTTTATAAGGGAGATGGCTCCCTATATCTTCTCAACAGATCTCGATAGATCCTTGGTTAGGGAGGCATATAGCTTCATATATGGAAACCCATTCACAACCCTCAACATAGTCATGGCAGGGGCTAAGGTGATGACTATGGCTGCCCATAGTATCAAATATAGCACAATAGTAACGGTTATGGCTAGAAATGGAACCGAGTTTGGTATAAGGGTGAGCGGGCTTGGGGATGAGTGGTTCACAGCACCAGCACCAGTGCCCAAGGGGGTGTGGTTTCCTGGATATTCTGAGAAAGATGCCAACCCAGATATAGGGGACTCAGCGATAACGGAGACAGCGGGCTTCGGGGGCTTTGCAATGGCAGCAGCCCCAGCTATCGTAAGCTGGGTTGGAGGATCTGTTGAATTCGCTGTTGAGAACACGAAGAGGATGTACCAGATCACATATACGAAGCATAGATACTTCACAATACCATATCTAGAGATGCAGGGCACGCCAACCGGGATAGATATTAGGAAGGTAATAGCAACAGGTATAACCCCCACTATAAACACCGGGATAGCCCATAGAGAGCCTAACAAAGGACAGATAGGGGCTGGGATAGTTACAATGCCGATAGAGCCTTTCAAAGCTGCTCTCAGAAGATTTGCAGAGGTATATGGGCTATAA
- a CDS encoding (2Fe-2S)-binding protein, with protein MRISFTVNGVKRAIDVKPSERLIDVLRNRLGIKSVRAGCLVGDCGICTVIMDGKLVKSCTVLAVEANGSNIITLEGLSEGLKPSPVQRAFVESFGYQCGYCTPAFVLTAYWISENMVNASDKEISEVLNSIVCRCTGYKQILDSVRLALRWKRGGEHG; from the coding sequence GTGAGGATCAGCTTTACAGTGAATGGGGTTAAAAGGGCTATTGATGTTAAGCCTAGTGAGAGGCTGATAGATGTTCTCAGAAACAGGCTTGGGATCAAAAGTGTTAGGGCTGGATGCCTCGTAGGTGATTGTGGGATCTGCACTGTGATCATGGATGGAAAGCTTGTGAAGTCATGCACAGTACTAGCCGTTGAGGCTAATGGCTCGAATATAATTACCTTAGAAGGGCTTTCAGAGGGTTTGAAGCCATCCCCGGTTCAGAGGGCTTTTGTAGAGTCGTTTGGATACCAGTGTGGATACTGCACACCAGCATTTGTGCTCACAGCATATTGGATCTCTGAGAACATGGTTAACGCATCTGATAAGGAGATCTCAGAGGTTCTCAATAGCATTGTATGTAGATGCACAGGGTATAAGCAGATCCTGGACTCGGTGAGGCTAGCCCTTAGATGGAAGAGGGGTGGGGAGCATGGCTAG
- a CDS encoding FAD binding domain-containing protein, with protein MALVFRTTLPDFEYLSPESLDELLALKSRYGDRAAVLAGGTVLINLMRTGFRYEYVIDIKRVKELTVLEYNEGKGLSIGSAVTLRELERSDIVRSKYSVLWDAVRQIGDFHLRSRATIGGNICNPTLQADTIPPLMVLGARVEISSMRGTRMIPIWELVRKGGGFSLEPDEVITKIYVPEPPQGSRGAYFKVWWILGIAALTAKIDSPGERIVRIAYSSAAPQPILVENIEEIFRQDKPITSLIGEAIRYIKSLVDPPNDARASREYRMHLIEFGTAYLLRKLLGGESL; from the coding sequence ATGGCCCTTGTCTTCAGAACAACCCTCCCAGACTTCGAATATCTATCGCCGGAGAGCCTAGACGAGCTCCTAGCCCTGAAGTCTAGGTATGGGGATAGAGCAGCTGTACTAGCTGGTGGAACAGTTCTTATAAATCTAATGAGAACAGGGTTTAGATATGAGTATGTGATAGATATTAAAAGGGTTAAGGAGCTAACAGTCCTTGAATATAACGAGGGGAAGGGGTTATCGATAGGTTCTGCTGTAACCCTTAGGGAGCTTGAGAGAAGCGATATTGTTAGGAGCAAGTACAGCGTGCTCTGGGATGCTGTGAGGCAGATAGGGGATTTCCATCTTAGGAGCAGGGCCACGATAGGGGGTAACATATGTAATCCAACCCTCCAGGCTGATACAATACCACCTCTAATGGTTCTAGGGGCTAGGGTTGAGATCTCATCTATGAGAGGGACTAGGATGATCCCTATATGGGAGCTTGTTAGGAAGGGAGGAGGCTTCTCTCTAGAGCCTGATGAGGTGATCACAAAGATCTATGTGCCAGAGCCTCCTCAAGGATCTAGGGGGGCTTACTTCAAGGTCTGGTGGATCCTTGGGATCGCTGCTCTAACAGCTAAGATCGATAGTCCGGGTGAGAGGATAGTGAGGATAGCATATTCATCCGCAGCTCCCCAGCCAATTCTTGTTGAGAATATAGAGGAGATCTTTAGACAGGATAAGCCCATAACATCCTTAATCGGCGAGGCGATTAGATATATAAAATCACTCGTAGATCCTCCGAATGATGCGAGGGCTTCTAGGGAGTATAGAATGCACTTAATAGAGTTCGGAACAGCATATCTTCTCAGAAAGCTATTAGGGGGTGAAAGCCTGTGA